In Spirosoma pollinicola, the genomic window CTACCGATGCTCGATAACAGAAAAGTGTATCGGGCCCTAAGTCAAGAGAGGGCACCGGCTTTATCTGTACTTCGATGGTGTCACTCTTGAAACATTCGCCATTTGCGGCTATACCAACCGCTATGTAATAGCCCGGCCTGTTTAATGTCAGGGTTCGTTGCCTGCTGACTACCGCGCCATTGACGACCCAGACGTACACTTTGGCCTGTACCTTAATATCGAGCGTAATTCCCTTTTTATTACAGATCGCGGTATCGGCCCCAAGCTTTATATCAGGGGGAAGTTCGACAATTGTCAGCGTGTCTTTAATGAGCGTATCCTTACATATAGCGCCTGTGCTGGTTTTCGTAATGATGCGCAGGCTGATAAAATATGGACCAGGCGTTTTATATGCGTGCGTTATGGGTTGCGTTGATGTGGTGGATGTGGGGCGACTACCATCACCGAAGTCTAATGTATAGGCTTCTTTTAATTTAGGGCAATTAGGACTTATCTGGAATACAGTAGGCGCATTAACGCATGTATCACTATAGGTTATTCCCGGCCCGCTGGAGTTATCGTTGAAATTAGCGACCAGGTTCGGTAATCCTAATTGGCTTGTCTGCCCACCCAATGATTGACCGGATGGATTAAAAACCAGGCTATCGAGCAAGCCACCATTTGGATTTTCAATAGTGCCGAGCGAACTACTTCCCTTTATGGCAACATATATTCGCCCGTCAGGCCCAATCTGAAGGGAGCCATATTGCCTTGTTGTACTGCTATCAATAACTGTTTTTGAGTTTGTCAGCAAGGAGTCCTTCTGATTCAAATCATATTTTAGAATATACGATGATCCTTTCTGACTACCGTCGGAATTGGTATCGGCCAGCATTGTAACGTATAGACTCTTGCCGTCAGGCGAAAACTCAACCCCATAGGCTTTGGGTGGCGCCGGGCCAAGATCGAGCGTTCGATCAAACTTCATTACGCCTGTTGAGTCATTAAACGTATAGAGATCAACAGAATTCTTGGGCGGCCCCGGAATAACAACGGCCATCGGACGATTACCGTTGTTACCGCCCGTCGTATCGGCTGGCCCAATTTTGATGTAGCCTTCAGCATTAGACAGTGAATCAATAGCCTGACCGCCATTGTATGTGGTTAGAACTGGCGATTCTGCTTTCGTTAAATGCCGTATCTCAAATTGGTTCGTTCCATATTTCCGGGTGATGACCCAGAAAGTTGAGTCGCGGGTATTTTCTACAGACGCCGATTGTTCTGTACCCTGGGTTGACAGAGGAACGTTCTTTTCAACAATGGCCCCTTTACCCCCATTCTGGCGCATATCGACCACGCTATACGTGAGTGTCTTTTGCCCGCGAATTTCGGATGTTGTATACACATAGTACAGATACTCACAGCCCCGACAGGTAGGTTTTGGTACAATCAGAGCCGATTGGGTTGAATTCTTACTTCCATCCAACGGCTTTTGTGTAGCTAGTGTATCGCCCGGCACAAGCGACTTCATCGGAATGCCACTTTTGTCATAAATGGTAATCCCGTCGGAGTAAAAGAGTAAAACCCCTTTTGTGTTAGCGATAGATGATGAGCCTTCTATAGTGCTTAATTTACCATCTGTGATGGGTTTTGGGGTACCCCCGCCACTAAAATCCAGACCGGCATTTTGACCAAAATACCATTTAACACCCTGAGATTCTTTTTTCTCTCCGCAAACGTCAACATTGATGCGATCCTGATAGGAGCAGCCAACGGAATTAATAACTTCTACTGAATAACAACCGGAACTATCGACTTGTATACTTTGTGTTGTATCGCCCTTGGGATACCAAATATACCGAAGTCCCGATTGAGGGGGAGCCCCGGCATAAGGATCTAAAGTTATTACTTCACCTTTACAAATTGTGGTATCTGTTCGCCAGTTGGCAAATGATTGTGGCCGGTTACCAACATACACTGGCGGACTTGATACTGTTTGTGTTACTCCATTGACTGTTCGAGTTAGGGTAACTTTATATGTACCAGGTGTCTGGTAAACGTGTTTGGCGACCGAGTCCCGCTGTGTAGTCAGCGTTGTTCCATCGCCAAAATCCCAGACGCGGGTTGTTGTACCCGTCAACACACTATCCGTAAAGACTGCGGAGTCGGCTTTACACTCCAGGTCGGGCACACAAAATTTACCACTGACTTTAAAGCCTGTCTGTGCCCAGGACGTAACAGGCCCGGCCAGCAGGAACAGCATGGCCAGAAGTCCAATTAACCGAATATGCTTTATAAAAATTAACATGAAGAAACGCTGAATAAAGCCCACCCTCTCAAATTCAATCCTCAACATAACAACAACAGGGGCATTACGTTAGTATAAACGACGTTGTTCAATTAAAATTTTATTGGATTACAACCACAAAAGCGGTTAAAATCCAACTAATTTTAGAGGTTAATGCTCTACTAAATACTTCGTTTGCACTACTAACGTTGCATCAATAATATTGGCCCAGTCTTTGCCCTGATCTGCGATTATGCTTAACAAATACATATTAACAATTTTGGTGCTGACCCTGGCGCGAACGGCATTTGCTCAGGACCCTCAGTTTACTCAATTTTATGCGGCTCCGCTCTATTTAAACCCCGCTTTTGCTGGATCGGCTTTAGCACCACGCATTACAGCAAACTACCGAAATCAATGGCCGGCCATCACGAATTATGTTACAACAATGGTTGCTGTAGATCACTTCATTGAAAAATATAGCAGTGGTGTTGGCCTACTTATCCAAAGCGACAACCAGGGTCAGGGAAGGATTCAATCAACAGACATAGGGTTGCAATATGCATACCAGTTTCAGGTTAGTGAATCCTCATTTGTGCGGCTCGGCTTACAAGGCTCCTACGTTAACCGTAGTGTTAACTATTTTGGTTTAACAACAGGTGATCAATTTACAGACCGTGGTTTCATAACTGGCAGCGTTTCTGGCGACCCAACCTTGCAGGGAGGTTTACCAACCAAGAAATATATGGATTTTTCGACAGGCGGTCTGTTTTATTCTGACTGGTTTTGGTTAGGCGCATCGGCGCACCACATTAATCGACCCGATCAGGGATTTTTTATTGGTGAGCGGGAACGCCTGCCTATGAAAACCAGCATTCAGGCCGGACTGAGGATTCCGCTTGGGGGCTTTACAGGCCGGGCCGACGAAGAGGATCGTGAGATTAGCTTCTCGCCCGTTATTATGTACAAGCACCAGGGAAAGTATGATCAGTTAGATTTAGGGGCTTATTTGACCTATTCCCCATTAACAATCGGCGCTTATTATAGAGGGATACCCTTCAAAAAATATAATCAAACGTTGAACAATCACGATGCTGTGGCTGCACTGATCGGCTGGCGTATGGAGAAGTTTTCCATCGGTTACAGCTACGATATGACCATTTCAACCTTAGGCAACAGTGGTGGCTCTCACGAACTATCGTTGTCTTACATTTTCGACAAACCCGAAGGCCGTCGGGCGGGCGTGAAACGCCGGGACAAGAAACTGCCCTGCCCTAAGTTTTGATAATAATCATATTTATAAGAAGCGGGTGGGTTTTTATACCCGCCCGCTTTTATTTTACGCCAGTTTCTTGTACTTAATCCGAGTCGGTGTAGCGTCGGTACCCAGGCGTTTGCGTCGGTTTTCTTCGTATTCCGAGAAGTTGCCTTCAAACCAGTAAACTTGCGAGTTTGCTATGGATGGGTCAATAAAAGCTCTTCAAGAACTGGTTTCAGTTCAAGTGCCAGTAATGTGCTATCTAACTTATCCAGCAAATCGACTTTTTGACTAATCAATTGCTGGAGCATAAAGTCATCCCAGTTAACTTCATATGTTTTATCTGAGAATTGACGAATCTGCTCATTAATACGCCGTATGCGTTCCAGCCTATAAACAAGTTCGTCAAGTGTTGGCAGTTCCTGTGAGCTCATGAGAAATGTAATTTAACAATGCCTTTCGGATCGGTGTTCTTTTCTATTGACGAGCTAAATGTGTCAATCCAATACTGGTAATGCGCTTCAAACTTTGCCTGATCAGGATTTGATTCATCAGGGATCAGAGAAAAGAAAGTATGCAAGCCCGATTTTGCCGAGGAAAACTCATACCGCTCAAATAATTCCCTTAACGACTGTTTCAACGTGTTGTTCTGCTCAAAAACATACGGAACAAACGTCACAATATCAATATCTTGCGGCCAAGTCTTACAAGTTACGAAACTGCCCCCAATCAATTGAAAAAAAGGCTGTTCGACAATTTTAAGCAATTCAGATACATACAATTTATATGATTTGAAAAGACCTCGTCGGTGAGGTTCATTATTCATTCCAGTAAATATCTCCTCGAATTCATCAACTGTTAAGATATATAGGCCGGGTGGCGAGATATACCCAAACTTATTAAAACTGATCATCAGCCATTCACTTTAACGGCACCTTTACGCCAGTTTCTTGTACTTAATCCGAGTCGGTGTAGCGTCGGTACCCAAGCGCTTGCGTCGGTTTTCTTCGTATTCCGAGAAGTTGCCTTCAAACCAGTAAACTTGCGAGTCGCCTTCAAAAGCCAGAATATGTGTGGCAATACGATCCAGAAACCACCGATCGTGGCTGATGACTACGGCACAACCAGCGAAGTTTTCAAGCCCTTCCTCCAGCGCCCGCAACGTATTGACATCCAGATCGTTGGTTGGCTCATCGAGCAGCAACAGGTTGGCTCCTTCTTTGAGAATCATAGCCAGGTGAACACGGTTACGCTCACCACCCGACAGAGTTCCGATTTTCTTTTCCTGATCGGCTCCGGCAAAGTTAAAGCGGCTAACGTAGGCACGAGCGTTAGACTGTTTACCACCCATCATAATCCACTCGCTACCGCCCGAAATCGTTTCGAATACTGTCTTGCTGGGGTCAAGGCCATCGTGTTCCTGATCAACATAAGCCACCTTTACCGTATCGCCCACATCAAATGTGCCCGCATCGGGTTTTTCACGACCGGTAATCAACTTGAATAATGTCGTTTTACCAGCTCCGTTTGGCCCGATAATGCCAACGATACCACCTTGTGGTAGTCGGAAGCCTAAATGTTCAAACAACAGCCGATCACCGAATGCTTTGGCGACGTCCTCCGCTTCAATCACTTTCGCACCAAGGCGTGGCCCAGCCGGAATAAATATTTCGAGTTTATCGTCCCGCTGTTTAGCATCTTCGTTCAGGAGTTTCTCGTAAGCGCCCAAGCGGGCTTTTGATTTAGCTTGGCGGGCTTTGGGCGCCATTTTTACCCACTCAAGCTCGCGCTGAAGCGTCTTTTGACGTTTCGATTCGGTTTTTTCTTCTTTCGCCAGGCGGTTTTGTTTTTGTTCCAGCCAGGACGAATAATTTCCTTTCCAGGGAATACCCTCTCCCCGATCGAGTTCAAGAATCCAGCCAGCTACATTGTCCAGAAAATAGCGATCGTGAGTGACAGCAATGACCGTACCTGCATACAACCGCAAATGTTCTTCCAGCCACAGGACTGATTCGGCATCGAGATGGTTGGTTGGCTCATCAAGTAATAAAACATCAGGTTGCTGAAGCAACAGTCGGCAAAGCGCTACCCGGCGTTTTTCGCCCCCGGAGAGGTTGTCTATCAGGGAATCGGACGGAGGGCATCGCAGCGCATCCATAGCCCGTTCGAGTTTCTGGTCAAGCTCCCACCCGTTGAAATGGTCAATCTTTTCCTGAACCTCCCCCTGCCGGGCAATCAGCTTATCGAAGTCAGCATCGGGGTCGCCAAATGCCTCGTTGATTTCATCAAATTCTTTCAGCAGATTAACGACCTCCTGGACCCCTTCTTCTACAATTTCCCGCACAGTCCGACCCGGTGTAAATTGCGGTTCCTGCTCCAGCATTCCAACCGAATAGCCTGGAGAAAAGACCACTTCACCGGTATAATTCTTGTCCATACCGGCAATGATGCGTAACAAAGTAGATTTACCGGAACCATTCAGACCTAAAACACCAATTTTAGCGCCGTAAAAGAAGGAAAGGTATATGTTCTTTAGGATTTGTCGGTTAGGCGGAATATTTTTACTCACGCCGGCCATTGAGAAAATTATGGTTTCCTGACTCATTAAAATCTGATAGATTTGTGGTTGGCATTAATGTCCAAATTTAACCCACAGCGCAGCCTTAACCAAGCACAGTAATGGAAAACGCTTCACTGGTAGACGAATACGGTTACGTCAAAGACGGAAAGGTATTTTTGAAAGGCTACCTGAATTATGAAGACCGCCAGA contains:
- a CDS encoding PKD domain-containing protein, which translates into the protein MLIFIKHIRLIGLLAMLFLLAGPVTSWAQTGFKVSGKFCVPDLECKADSAVFTDSVLTGTTTRVWDFGDGTTLTTQRDSVAKHVYQTPGTYKVTLTRTVNGVTQTVSSPPVYVGNRPQSFANWRTDTTICKGEVITLDPYAGAPPQSGLRYIWYPKGDTTQSIQVDSSGCYSVEVINSVGCSYQDRINVDVCGEKKESQGVKWYFGQNAGLDFSGGGTPKPITDGKLSTIEGSSSIANTKGVLLFYSDGITIYDKSGIPMKSLVPGDTLATQKPLDGSKNSTQSALIVPKPTCRGCEYLYYVYTTSEIRGQKTLTYSVVDMRQNGGKGAIVEKNVPLSTQGTEQSASVENTRDSTFWVITRKYGTNQFEIRHLTKAESPVLTTYNGGQAIDSLSNAEGYIKIGPADTTGGNNGNRPMAVVIPGPPKNSVDLYTFNDSTGVMKFDRTLDLGPAPPKAYGVEFSPDGKSLYVTMLADTNSDGSQKGSSYILKYDLNQKDSLLTNSKTVIDSSTTRQYGSLQIGPDGRIYVAIKGSSSLGTIENPNGGLLDSLVFNPSGQSLGGQTSQLGLPNLVANFNDNSSGPGITYSDTCVNAPTVFQISPNCPKLKEAYTLDFGDGSRPTSTTSTQPITHAYKTPGPYFISLRIITKTSTGAICKDTLIKDTLTIVELPPDIKLGADTAICNKKGITLDIKVQAKVYVWVVNGAVVSRQRTLTLNRPGYYIAVGIAANGECFKSDTIEVQIKPVPSLDLGPDTLFCYRASVDLTVPQKTWTQFQWSNGGNTKTISVAAAGVYSVTAQATVNGTTCVNSDTIKVAELPKIQMRAALTGPKACTSADGSIVLTTTPAGTYTYAWTGSDGVARTDSSNQLTGLVEGGYKVSVTDTLHECKADTGFTLKSPANQLQLTPIVKGALCSIPNSGTITLTVSGGTAASYSWLDGTGKVVSTTAVFGQAAPGLYSVQVVDINGCKALEDSIKVGLDSTGFARLGPDTLKCVGSAVTLVPQTGDIPGNVYQWSTGATSPTISVTQTGSYSLVLRNTLSGCVGQASIRVDNRPPPAFSYTQQASLCEGDRETTKLSASGAAGLSYLWVDRNDTTKTITVQQAGTYSIRVTDPLGCTAVGLARVLNLCEPRVNVPEAFTPNGDSMNDLLQVFTAYITDYEFRVYNRWGEVIFASNNPEQKWDGTYRGAIYPAMLYPYVVIFKSEFFPDRERVIKRGSVLLIR
- a CDS encoding PorP/SprF family type IX secretion system membrane protein: MLNKYILTILVLTLARTAFAQDPQFTQFYAAPLYLNPAFAGSALAPRITANYRNQWPAITNYVTTMVAVDHFIEKYSSGVGLLIQSDNQGQGRIQSTDIGLQYAYQFQVSESSFVRLGLQGSYVNRSVNYFGLTTGDQFTDRGFITGSVSGDPTLQGGLPTKKYMDFSTGGLFYSDWFWLGASAHHINRPDQGFFIGERERLPMKTSIQAGLRIPLGGFTGRADEEDREISFSPVIMYKHQGKYDQLDLGAYLTYSPLTIGAYYRGIPFKKYNQTLNNHDAVAALIGWRMEKFSIGYSYDMTISTLGNSGGSHELSLSYIFDKPEGRRAGVKRRDKKLPCPKF
- a CDS encoding DUF6932 family protein, coding for MISFNKFGYISPPGLYILTVDEFEEIFTGMNNEPHRRGLFKSYKLYVSELLKIVEQPFFQLIGGSFVTCKTWPQDIDIVTFVPYVFEQNNTLKQSLRELFERYEFSSAKSGLHTFFSLIPDESNPDQAKFEAHYQYWIDTFSSSIEKNTDPKGIVKLHFS
- the ettA gene encoding energy-dependent translational throttle protein EttA, with amino-acid sequence MSQETIIFSMAGVSKNIPPNRQILKNIYLSFFYGAKIGVLGLNGSGKSTLLRIIAGMDKNYTGEVVFSPGYSVGMLEQEPQFTPGRTVREIVEEGVQEVVNLLKEFDEINEAFGDPDADFDKLIARQGEVQEKIDHFNGWELDQKLERAMDALRCPPSDSLIDNLSGGEKRRVALCRLLLQQPDVLLLDEPTNHLDAESVLWLEEHLRLYAGTVIAVTHDRYFLDNVAGWILELDRGEGIPWKGNYSSWLEQKQNRLAKEEKTESKRQKTLQRELEWVKMAPKARQAKSKARLGAYEKLLNEDAKQRDDKLEIFIPAGPRLGAKVIEAEDVAKAFGDRLLFEHLGFRLPQGGIVGIIGPNGAGKTTLFKLITGREKPDAGTFDVGDTVKVAYVDQEHDGLDPSKTVFETISGGSEWIMMGGKQSNARAYVSRFNFAGADQEKKIGTLSGGERNRVHLAMILKEGANLLLLDEPTNDLDVNTLRALEEGLENFAGCAVVISHDRWFLDRIATHILAFEGDSQVYWFEGNFSEYEENRRKRLGTDATPTRIKYKKLA